A single genomic interval of Pan paniscus chromosome 18, NHGRI_mPanPan1-v2.0_pri, whole genome shotgun sequence harbors:
- the SDR42E1 gene encoding short-chain dehydrogenase/reductase family 42E member 1, producing MDPKRSQKETVLITGGSGYFGFRLGCALNQKGVHVILFDISSPAQTIPEGIKFIQGDIRHLSDVEKAFQDADVTCVFHIASYGMSGREQLNRNLIEEVNVRGTDNILQVCQRRSVPRLVYTSTFNVIFGGQVIRNGDESLPYLPLHLHPDHYSRTKSIAEQKVLEANATPLDRGDGVLRTCALRPAGIYGPGEQRHLPRIVSYIEKGLFKFVYGDPRSLVEFVHVDNLVQAHILASEALRADKGHIASGQPYFISDGRPVNNFEFFRPLVEGLGYTFPSTRLPLTLVYCFAFLTEMVHFILGRLYNFQPFLTRTEVYKTGVTHYFSLEKAKKELGYKAQPFDLQEAVEWFKAHGHGRSSGSRDSECFVWDGLLVFLLIIAVLMWLPSSVILSL from the exons ATGGACCCCAAAAGATCTCAAAAGGAAACTGTCCTCATTACAGGAGGAAGTGGCTATTTTGGTTTTCG CCTGGGCTGTGCCCTGAACCAAAAGGGAGTCCATGTGATTCTGTTTGACATCAGCAGCCCTGCTCAAACCATTCCAGAAGGAATCAAGTTTATACAAGGAGACATCCGCCACCTGTCTGACGTAGAGAAAGCCTTCCAGGATGCAGACGTCACTTGTGTGTTCCATATTGCCTCTTATGGTATGTCAGGGCGGGAGCAACTCAATCGAAACCTGATCGAAGAAGTCAACGTCAGGGGCACAGACAACATCCTCCAGGTTTGCCAAAGGAGAAGTGTGCCCAGGTTAGTTTACACCAGCACTTTCAATGTCATCTTTGGAGGTCAAGTTATCAGAAATGGGGATGAATCTCTGCCCTACCTGCCTCTTCACCTCCACCCTGATCACTACTCTCGGACAAAGTCAATTGCAGAGCAGAAGGTGCTGGAGGCGAATGCTACACCCCTGGACAGAGGCGATGGTGTCTTAAGAACCTGCGCTCTGAGGCCAGCTGGCATCTATGGGCCTGGAGAACAAAGACACCTTCCCAGAATAGTCAGCTACATCGAGAAGGGTCTGTTCAAGTTTGTCTACGGGGACCCCAGGAGCCTGGTTGAGTTTGTCCACGTGGATAACTTGGTGCAGGCTCACATTCTGGCCTCAGAAGCCCTGAGAGCTGACAAGGGCCATATTGCCTCTGGGCAGCCCTACTTCATCTCAGATGGCAGACCCGTGAACAACTTTGAGTTCTTCCGGCCTCTGGTTGAGGGCCTGGGCTACACATTCCCATCTACTCGCCTGCCATTGACCTTGGTCTACTGCTTTGCTTTTCTAACAGAGATGGTTCACTTCATTTTGGGTCGACTCTACAACTTCCAGCCCTTCCTCACTCGCACTGAAGTTTACAAAACTGGTGTCACACATTATTTTAGCTTAGAGAAAGCCAAGAAAGAGCTAGGTTATAAGGCTCAGCCATTTGACCTCCAGGAAGCAGTGGAATGGTTTAAAGCCCATGGTCATGGCAGAAGTTCTGGAAGTCGTGACTCGGAGTGTTTTGTTTGGGATGGGCTATTGGTCTTCCTCCTGATTATAGCAGTTCTCATGTGGCTGCCTTCTTCTGTGATTCTGTCACTGTGA